The Pseudomonas sp. R4-35-07 genome contains a region encoding:
- a CDS encoding peptidylprolyl isomerase: MAEQRIGQNTEVTLHFALRLENGDTVDSTFDKAPATFKVGDGNLLPGFETALFGFKAGDKRNLQIPPENAFGQPNPQNVQIIPRSQFEGMDLSEGLLVIFNDAANTELPGVVKAFDDAQVTIDFNHPLAGKTLTFDVEIIHVKAL; the protein is encoded by the coding sequence TTGGCTGAGCAACGCATCGGCCAGAACACGGAAGTCACTTTGCACTTTGCATTGCGCTTGGAGAATGGCGACACGGTCGACAGCACTTTCGATAAAGCCCCGGCGACCTTCAAGGTCGGCGATGGCAACCTGTTGCCGGGGTTTGAAACGGCGCTGTTCGGATTCAAGGCTGGCGATAAGCGCAACCTGCAGATCCCGCCGGAAAATGCCTTTGGCCAGCCCAACCCGCAAAACGTGCAGATCATCCCGCGTTCGCAGTTCGAAGGCATGGACCTGTCGGAAGGCCTGCTGGTGATCTTCAATGATGCGGCGAATACGGAATTGCCCGGCGTGGTCAAAGCCTTCGATGACGCGCAAGTGACCATCGACTTCAACCATCCGTTGGCCGGAAAGACACTGACCTTCGACGTCGAGATTATCCACGTCAAGGCGCTGTAA
- the pgeF gene encoding peptidoglycan editing factor PgeF produces MSDRLIPDWPAPSQVKACVTTRAGGVSMAPFDSLNLGDHVEDSLEAVLENRRRLTDAFGIQPAWLRQVHGTTVVEADPGRIAEADGSWTSTPGIACTAMTADCLPALFCNRAGTRVAAAHAGWRGLAAGVLEAAFDSLGCDPADVLVWLGPAIGPQAFEVGPEVREAFMQQLPATARAFVPSCNPGKFMADIYQLARLRLAARGISAVYGGGFCTVTDPRFFSYRRSPRTGRFASLIWLER; encoded by the coding sequence ATGAGTGACCGGCTGATACCTGACTGGCCCGCGCCATCTCAGGTCAAAGCCTGCGTCACCACCCGTGCGGGCGGCGTCAGTATGGCGCCGTTCGACAGCCTCAACCTGGGCGATCACGTCGAGGACAGCCTTGAGGCGGTCCTGGAAAATCGTCGCCGTCTTACCGATGCCTTCGGTATCCAGCCGGCCTGGTTGCGCCAAGTCCACGGGACCACTGTGGTCGAGGCCGACCCGGGCCGTATCGCCGAAGCGGATGGCAGTTGGACCAGCACCCCTGGTATCGCCTGCACCGCGATGACGGCCGATTGCCTGCCTGCATTGTTCTGCAATCGAGCGGGCACCCGTGTGGCGGCGGCGCATGCCGGTTGGCGTGGGCTCGCGGCCGGGGTGCTGGAGGCAGCCTTCGACAGCCTGGGTTGCGACCCCGCCGACGTGCTGGTCTGGCTCGGCCCGGCCATTGGTCCGCAGGCCTTTGAGGTCGGCCCCGAGGTGCGTGAAGCCTTCATGCAACAACTGCCTGCGACTGCCCGAGCCTTCGTGCCCAGCTGTAATCCCGGCAAGTTCATGGCCGATATCTATCAGCTTGCTCGTCTGCGCCTGGCTGCGCGGGGCATTAGCGCTGTGTATGGTGGCGGTTTTTGCACCGTGACCGACCCGCGCTTCTTTTCCTATCGCCGCAGCCCACGCACGGGCCGGTTCGCCTCCCTTATCTGGCTCGAACGCTAG
- the thiO gene encoding glycine oxidase ThiO, which yields MAKQQRVVIVGGGVIGLLTAYNLANRGLAVILLERAGLGQESSWAGGGIVSPLYPWRYSPAVTALAHWSQDFYPQLAQRLFAATGVDPEVHTTGLYWLDLDDEAEALAWAAREGRPLSKVDVSAAHDAVPVLGGGYSRAIYMADVANVRNPRLVKSLKAALSALPGVTIHEQCEVAGFIVKGGTVVGVNTSAGAITGDQVVLAAGAWSGALLEKLGLALPVEPVKGQMILYKCAPDFLSSMVLAKGRYAIPRRDGHILIGSTLEHEGFDKTPTETALESLKASAVELLPALADAEVVGHWAGLRPGSPEGIPYIGEVPGFKGLWLNCGHYRNGLVLAPASCQLFADLLLGHAPIIDPAPYAPAGRLNAG from the coding sequence ATGGCTAAGCAACAGCGAGTAGTGATTGTCGGCGGCGGAGTGATTGGCTTGTTGACGGCATACAACCTGGCGAACCGGGGGCTGGCGGTCATATTGCTGGAGCGCGCCGGGCTTGGGCAGGAATCATCCTGGGCCGGCGGCGGAATTGTTTCGCCGTTGTATCCGTGGCGCTATAGTCCGGCGGTGACCGCCTTGGCCCACTGGTCCCAGGATTTCTACCCGCAACTGGCGCAACGGCTGTTCGCCGCGACCGGGGTTGATCCTGAGGTTCACACCACGGGCCTGTATTGGCTCGACCTGGATGACGAAGCCGAGGCTCTGGCCTGGGCTGCGCGTGAAGGCCGGCCCTTGAGTAAAGTGGACGTGTCGGCCGCCCATGACGCGGTCCCGGTGCTGGGCGGCGGTTATTCGCGGGCGATCTACATGGCCGACGTGGCCAATGTACGCAATCCGCGCCTGGTCAAATCACTCAAGGCGGCGTTGTCGGCGTTGCCCGGTGTGACGATTCACGAGCAGTGCGAGGTCGCTGGATTTATTGTGAAAGGCGGCACTGTGGTGGGCGTGAATACGTCTGCTGGCGCCATCACGGGTGATCAGGTGGTGCTTGCGGCCGGTGCCTGGAGCGGGGCGTTGCTGGAAAAACTGGGCTTGGCGCTGCCCGTGGAGCCGGTAAAGGGCCAGATGATCCTCTACAAATGCGCGCCTGATTTTTTATCGAGTATGGTCCTGGCCAAAGGACGCTATGCGATCCCGCGACGTGATGGGCACATTCTGATTGGCAGCACCCTGGAGCATGAGGGGTTCGATAAAACGCCGACCGAAACCGCGCTGGAAAGTCTCAAGGCTTCTGCGGTGGAGCTGCTTCCCGCCCTGGCGGACGCCGAGGTGGTGGGGCATTGGGCGGGGTTACGGCCCGGCTCGCCGGAAGGCATCCCTTATATCGGCGAGGTGCCCGGCTTCAAGGGCCTGTGGCTCAATTGCGGGCACTACCGCAATGGCCTGGTGCTTGCCCCGGCGTCCTGCCAGTTGTTTGCCGACTTGTTGCTGGGGCATGCGCCGATCATCGACCCGGCACCTTACGCGCCCGCCGGTCGACTCAACGCTGGATAG
- the lspA gene encoding signal peptidase II has product MPDASRFGRLGWLVLSVLVLVIDQVSKAHFEGTLEMFQQIVVIPDYFSWTLAYNTGAAFSFLADGGGWQRWLFALIAVVVSAVLVVWLKRLGRDDTWLAIALALVLGGALGNLYDRIALGHVIDFILVHWQNRHYFPAFNFADSAITVGAIMLALDMFKSKKTGETVND; this is encoded by the coding sequence ATGCCTGACGCCAGTCGTTTCGGACGTCTTGGCTGGCTCGTACTGAGCGTGCTGGTCCTGGTCATCGACCAGGTCAGCAAGGCTCATTTCGAAGGCACCCTGGAAATGTTCCAGCAAATCGTGGTGATCCCGGATTACTTCAGCTGGACCCTGGCCTACAACACTGGCGCGGCCTTCAGCTTCCTCGCCGATGGCGGCGGCTGGCAGCGCTGGCTGTTCGCACTGATCGCCGTGGTGGTCAGTGCAGTGCTGGTGGTCTGGCTCAAGCGCCTGGGCCGTGATGACACCTGGTTGGCCATTGCCCTTGCCCTGGTGCTGGGCGGCGCGCTGGGCAACCTGTACGACCGCATTGCCCTGGGCCATGTGATCGACTTCATCCTGGTGCACTGGCAGAACCGCCATTATTTCCCGGCGTTCAACTTCGCCGACAGTGCCATCACCGTTGGTGCAATCATGCTGGCGCTGGATATGTTCAAGAGCAAGAAAACCGGAGAGACCGTCAATGACTGA
- the pilV gene encoding type IV pilus modification protein PilV gives MPFCRNTFSLRAFYRLQSGMTLIEVLVAVLVLALGLLGAAAIQLNALKTTDSARMTSQASFIAYDMLDRIRANAAVDYSQARTGSTSATSVRDLDLRDFEANITGFAGKDAKGAIAASGDEVTVSISWEDVRSRLGERQTFTLTSRIANGQGRLQ, from the coding sequence ATGCCTTTCTGCCGGAATACATTTTCTCTACGCGCTTTTTATCGGCTCCAATCCGGCATGACGCTGATCGAGGTGCTGGTCGCGGTGCTGGTTCTGGCGCTCGGACTGCTGGGGGCCGCGGCGATCCAGCTCAACGCGCTCAAGACCACCGACAGCGCAAGGATGACCAGCCAAGCCAGTTTTATTGCCTATGACATGCTCGACCGTATTCGCGCCAACGCCGCTGTCGATTACTCCCAGGCTCGCACCGGCAGCACCTCGGCTACCAGCGTGCGTGACCTGGACCTGCGTGACTTCGAGGCCAATATCACTGGTTTTGCCGGCAAGGACGCCAAGGGTGCGATAGCGGCCAGCGGCGATGAGGTCACTGTCAGCATCAGTTGGGAGGATGTCAGGAGCAGACTGGGTGAGCGGCAAACCTTCACCCTGACCAGTCGGATCGCCAATGGGCAAGGGCGGTTGCAATGA
- a CDS encoding prepilin-type N-terminal cleavage/methylation domain-containing protein, giving the protein MIRPARGFGLVELLLALAVGLVVVLGASQVLIGSRLTQASQQAAMVLQDDARFVLSKLTQDIRQAGMLGCLATAFIDNAPAAFDRPIGWEVSASAKSLTLVTANAGDSAGKPDWTVVSDCKEAAQAFTGAPSGIAPGQIRFAIRELTYTYETGQLKISTPSAPAKAVLMDNVRAFEISFGVAARPESTGVVRYDSHPADASLIRSVRILMTLQDPTGRVKDQAYAVVAALRNRLE; this is encoded by the coding sequence ATGATCCGCCCTGCGCGAGGTTTCGGGCTGGTGGAGTTGCTGCTGGCGCTGGCCGTCGGGCTGGTGGTAGTGCTCGGGGCGAGCCAGGTGCTGATCGGTTCGCGGTTGACCCAGGCCAGCCAGCAGGCCGCCATGGTGCTGCAGGACGATGCGCGGTTCGTCCTGAGCAAGCTGACCCAGGATATTCGCCAGGCGGGCATGCTGGGGTGTCTGGCCACGGCTTTTATCGACAACGCCCCGGCGGCCTTTGATCGGCCGATTGGCTGGGAAGTGTCGGCAAGCGCAAAGTCACTGACACTGGTGACCGCCAATGCCGGCGACAGTGCAGGCAAGCCTGACTGGACGGTGGTGTCCGACTGCAAGGAGGCCGCTCAGGCCTTCACCGGGGCGCCGTCTGGGATTGCGCCCGGGCAGATTCGTTTCGCCATACGCGAGCTCACCTACACCTATGAGACGGGCCAGTTGAAGATCAGTACCCCGTCGGCACCGGCCAAAGCCGTACTGATGGATAACGTACGGGCCTTCGAGATCAGTTTTGGTGTGGCGGCCAGGCCTGAATCGACCGGCGTGGTGCGTTACGACAGCCACCCGGCCGACGCATCGTTGATACGCAGCGTGCGCATCCTCATGACCCTGCAAGACCCCACCGGGCGAGTGAAAGACCAGGCCTACGCCGTCGTGGCGGCACTGCGCAACCGGCTGGAGTAG
- a CDS encoding PilX N-terminal domain-containing pilus assembly protein, which translates to MVLLISLVFLLLLSLVGLSSMQGALAQQKAANSLWQRNQSFQTAESGLRLGESAVRRGGQVMPVCQSIISCAPPDEASSVVGAGHNPVSAVTWVTFKDGVYGVQSLGVGSGQAHLPPYAAGALFRVTAVGLGGRSRTVLETVYARVEEGDGERFRRVLWRQLQ; encoded by the coding sequence ATGGTATTGCTGATCAGCCTGGTATTTCTGCTGTTGTTGTCACTGGTGGGGTTGTCGTCGATGCAGGGCGCGCTCGCTCAGCAGAAGGCGGCTAATAGCCTCTGGCAGCGTAATCAATCGTTCCAGACGGCTGAAAGTGGCCTGCGGCTGGGAGAGTCGGCGGTGCGCAGGGGCGGGCAGGTGATGCCGGTTTGCCAGTCGATCATCAGTTGCGCGCCGCCCGACGAAGCTTCATCGGTGGTGGGCGCCGGACATAATCCGGTCTCGGCGGTGACGTGGGTGACGTTCAAGGACGGGGTGTATGGCGTTCAATCCCTGGGCGTGGGTTCGGGCCAGGCACATTTGCCGCCGTATGCCGCAGGCGCGCTCTTTCGGGTGACGGCCGTCGGGCTTGGTGGCCGATCGCGCACCGTGCTGGAGACTGTGTATGCGCGGGTGGAGGAGGGCGACGGCGAACGGTTTCGGCGAGTCTTATGGCGGCAACTTCAATAA
- the ispH gene encoding 4-hydroxy-3-methylbut-2-enyl diphosphate reductase, with product MQIKLANPRGFCAGVDRAIEIVNRALEVFGPPIYVRHEVVHNKFVVEDLRARGAIFVEELDQVPDDVIVIFSAHGVSQAVRTEAAGRGLKVFDATCPLVTKVHIEVARYSRDGRECILIGHAGHPEVEGTMGQYDASNGGAIYLVEDEKDVASLQVQNPERLAFVTQTTLSMDDTSRVIDALRTRFPAIGGPRKDDICYATQNRQDAVKQLADECDVVLVVGSPNSSNSNRLRELAERMATPAYLIDGAEDMQRSWFDGVERIGITAGASAPEVLVRGVIQQLHAWGATGADELAGREENITFSMPKELRVRSLL from the coding sequence ATGCAAATCAAACTCGCCAACCCCCGTGGCTTCTGCGCCGGCGTGGACCGGGCGATCGAAATCGTCAACCGCGCCCTGGAAGTCTTCGGCCCGCCGATTTATGTGCGGCATGAAGTTGTTCACAACAAGTTCGTGGTCGAAGACCTGCGTGCTCGCGGCGCCATCTTCGTCGAAGAGCTCGACCAGGTGCCCGATGATGTCATCGTTATCTTCAGTGCCCACGGCGTGTCCCAGGCCGTACGCACCGAAGCGGCCGGCCGTGGCCTGAAAGTGTTCGACGCCACTTGCCCGCTGGTGACCAAGGTGCACATCGAAGTGGCACGCTACAGCCGTGATGGCCGTGAATGCATCCTGATCGGCCACGCCGGCCATCCGGAAGTCGAAGGCACCATGGGCCAGTATGACGCTAGTAATGGCGGCGCGATCTACCTGGTAGAAGACGAAAAAGACGTTGCCAGTTTGCAGGTGCAAAACCCGGAACGCTTGGCCTTCGTCACCCAGACCACCTTGTCCATGGACGATACCAGCCGCGTTATCGACGCCCTGCGCACGCGATTCCCGGCCATCGGCGGCCCGCGCAAGGACGACATCTGCTACGCCACGCAAAACCGCCAGGATGCAGTCAAGCAGCTGGCCGATGAGTGTGATGTGGTGCTGGTGGTCGGTAGCCCCAACAGCTCCAACTCCAATCGTTTGCGCGAGTTGGCTGAGCGCATGGCGACGCCGGCGTACCTGATCGACGGCGCCGAGGACATGCAGCGTAGCTGGTTCGACGGCGTAGAGCGCATCGGCATTACGGCGGGGGCCTCGGCCCCGGAAGTTCTGGTGCGCGGCGTGATCCAGCAATTGCACGCCTGGGGTGCCACCGGCGCCGACGAGCTGGCGGGCCGGGAAGAAAACATTACGTTTTCAATGCCCAAGGAATTACGGGTTCGCTCGCTGCTCTGA
- a CDS encoding outer membrane protein assembly factor BamD, which yields MQVKHLLLIAILAMTAACSSTKDVVDENLSEVELYQQAQTDLDNNSYTSATAKLKALESRYPFGRYADQAQLELIYANYKNAEPEAAKSAAERFIRLHPQHPNVDYAYYMKGLTSFDQDVGLLARFLPLDMTKRDPGAARDSYNEFAQLTSRYPNSRYAPDAKQRMIYLRNLLASYEIHVAHYYLTRQAYVAAANRGRYVVENFQETPSVGDGLAVMTEAYQRLHLDELASTSLETLKLNYPDHPSLKDGQFVPQVDEADNRSWLSKYTLGLIESRPPLPPGETRANQDVIKQYQDAKDAIPSDLKPHDENGDVIEEEEPQALGNNQDRSWFSYMTFGVFD from the coding sequence ATGCAAGTGAAACACCTGCTGCTGATCGCCATCCTCGCCATGACTGCTGCTTGCTCGTCAACCAAGGACGTCGTCGACGAAAACCTGAGCGAAGTCGAGCTGTACCAGCAAGCTCAGACAGACCTGGATAATAATAGCTACACCAGCGCCACAGCGAAGCTGAAGGCCCTGGAGTCGCGCTATCCGTTCGGACGCTATGCCGACCAGGCCCAGCTCGAGCTGATCTACGCCAACTATAAAAACGCCGAGCCGGAAGCTGCCAAGTCCGCTGCCGAGCGTTTTATCCGCCTGCACCCGCAGCACCCGAACGTGGATTACGCCTACTACATGAAGGGCCTGACCTCGTTCGACCAGGACGTCGGCCTGCTGGCGCGCTTCCTGCCGCTGGACATGACCAAGCGTGACCCGGGCGCTGCCCGCGACTCCTACAACGAGTTCGCCCAGCTGACCAGCCGCTACCCGAACAGCCGCTACGCGCCGGACGCCAAGCAGCGCATGATCTACCTGCGCAACCTGCTGGCTTCCTACGAGATTCACGTGGCCCACTACTACCTGACCCGTCAGGCTTACGTGGCCGCCGCCAACCGTGGCCGCTACGTGGTGGAGAACTTCCAGGAAACCCCTTCGGTGGGCGACGGCCTGGCCGTGATGACCGAGGCTTACCAGCGCCTGCATCTGGACGAACTGGCAAGCACCAGCCTGGAAACCCTGAAGCTCAACTACCCGGACCACCCAAGCCTGAAAGACGGCCAGTTCGTGCCTCAGGTTGACGAAGCCGACAACCGTTCGTGGCTGAGCAAGTACACCCTGGGCCTGATCGAGTCCCGTCCACCGCTGCCACCGGGTGAAACACGCGCCAACCAGGACGTAATCAAGCAGTACCAGGACGCCAAGGACGCGATTCCTTCGGATCTCAAGCCGCACGACGAGAACGGCGACGTGATCGAAGAGGAAGAGCCGCAAGCCCTGGGCAACAACCAGGACCGCTCGTGGTTCAGCTACATGACCTTCGGTGTGTTCGACTGA
- a CDS encoding type IV pilin protein — translation MGMDSQGFTLIELLIAVAIIALLGGIAYPAYTVQVKKVYRVQIVALLAEQAQYLERFYTRNGTYIDASGVSTGNDHYRISAVLNPQDFALLATPATGSVMADDACGRFSLTSTGMRSNPGAPPEMSLKACWGQ, via the coding sequence ATGGGCATGGATAGCCAGGGCTTTACCCTGATCGAATTATTGATCGCCGTGGCGATCATTGCGTTGCTGGGCGGGATCGCTTACCCCGCCTATACCGTCCAGGTGAAAAAGGTCTACCGGGTGCAGATCGTCGCGCTGCTGGCCGAGCAAGCTCAGTACCTGGAGCGTTTTTACACGCGCAACGGCACTTATATTGATGCAAGCGGCGTCAGTACAGGCAACGATCACTATAGAATCAGCGCAGTCTTGAACCCTCAGGATTTTGCCTTGCTGGCCACGCCTGCCACGGGCTCTGTCATGGCGGACGACGCCTGTGGCCGGTTCAGCTTGACCAGCACCGGCATGCGGAGCAATCCGGGAGCGCCGCCAGAGATGTCGCTCAAGGCATGCTGGGGGCAGTGA
- the rluD gene encoding 23S rRNA pseudouridine(1911/1915/1917) synthase RluD, producing MSDKIELRAEVPSELGGQRLDQVAAQLFAEHSRSRLSAWIKDGRLTVDGAVIRPRDIVHGGAILELTAEQEAQGEWVAQDIELDIVYEDDDILVINKPAGLVVHPAAGHADGTLLNALLHHVPDIINVPRCGIVHRLDKDTTGLMVVAKTIQAQTQLVTQLQSRSVSRIYECIVIGVVVAGGKINAPIGRHGQQRQRMAVMEGGKQAVSHYRVLERFRSHTHVRVKLETGRTHQIRVHMAHINFPLVGDPAYGGRFRIPPAASQTMVESLKTFPRQALHARFLELDHPTSGKRMSWESPLPDDLVWLLSLLKQDREAFVG from the coding sequence ATGTCCGATAAAATTGAACTTCGCGCAGAGGTGCCGTCCGAATTGGGCGGCCAACGCCTCGATCAAGTCGCCGCACAATTATTCGCTGAGCACTCGCGCTCGCGCCTTTCCGCCTGGATCAAAGACGGCCGCCTGACTGTGGATGGAGCGGTTATCCGCCCGCGAGACATAGTGCATGGCGGTGCGATTCTTGAGCTGACTGCCGAGCAGGAAGCCCAGGGAGAATGGGTCGCCCAGGACATCGAGCTGGATATCGTCTATGAAGACGACGACATCCTGGTCATCAACAAACCCGCAGGCCTGGTGGTTCACCCGGCTGCCGGGCACGCTGATGGCACCTTGCTCAATGCCCTGTTGCACCACGTGCCGGACATCATCAATGTGCCGCGCTGCGGCATCGTGCACCGTCTGGACAAGGACACCACCGGCCTGATGGTGGTGGCCAAGACCATTCAGGCGCAGACGCAACTGGTTACTCAATTGCAGAGTCGCAGCGTCAGCCGGATCTACGAGTGCATCGTGATCGGCGTCGTGGTGGCCGGGGGCAAGATCAACGCCCCTATCGGTCGCCACGGCCAGCAGCGCCAGCGCATGGCGGTGATGGAAGGCGGCAAGCAGGCCGTCAGCCACTATCGCGTGCTGGAGCGTTTCCGTTCCCACACGCACGTGCGGGTCAAGCTGGAAACCGGTCGTACCCACCAGATCCGCGTGCACATGGCCCACATCAACTTCCCGTTGGTCGGTGATCCGGCCTACGGTGGTCGCTTCCGCATTCCGCCTGCGGCCAGCCAGACCATGGTTGAATCGCTCAAGACGTTCCCGCGCCAGGCGCTGCATGCACGCTTCCTGGAACTGGATCATCCGACGAGCGGTAAGCGCATGAGCTGGGAATCGCCGCTTCCAGACGATCTGGTCTGGTTGTTGTCGCTGCTCAAGCAGGATCGCGAGGCGTTTGTCGGATGA
- a CDS encoding PP0621 family protein encodes MLRLLFWIAVIAAAVWLWRKFKSPAAGQPRTGEPNAALMVRCAHCGVHVPQDRALSSGQQWYCTQAHLQQGPKSIQR; translated from the coding sequence ATGCTTCGTCTATTGTTCTGGATCGCCGTCATTGCCGCTGCGGTATGGCTCTGGCGCAAATTTAAAAGCCCCGCGGCCGGCCAACCCCGTACCGGCGAACCCAATGCCGCACTGATGGTGCGTTGCGCCCATTGCGGCGTGCATGTGCCGCAGGATCGCGCGCTGAGCTCGGGCCAGCAATGGTATTGCACCCAGGCGCACCTGCAGCAAGGGCCGAAGTCTATCCAGCGTTGA